One Bombus fervidus isolate BK054 chromosome 2, iyBomFerv1, whole genome shotgun sequence DNA segment encodes these proteins:
- the LOC139997831 gene encoding uncharacterized protein isoform X1 — MRPILVILVFFSGSVLSKYYEKKRFDRSIYDDFEIPNVGKHLIKKQWTFTDYETHFSAYKDREENNCYIEKLEDNIAAEGLSENGIEQKQTSKVLYAPNEFLTKLEAWQIAGARIVDFCNGHKIILLQKTIPIFEQTIDPFLNILPLDENDIVTRRVADILLTPLISRAKRQVALEERQKLNKNFKRNRLRRQVQPSPGKFRGQTQSQYLSIGNNEQKEGKAEAEATQQSSRAVVTGSNGMGQAQSMSLGSSGCEDCSKYTGENVPDRYVQIPAIKQPGDNTVGQPGMITPGMGTTYPSKIPASTVRDHMPYLGNIPDTSGGAMYPGRIPDTATGSDASYPTRVRGTIYPGNIPTTTIDGRVVHSGSVSGGTVPGTTTAGGVAYPGGVPGTITGGGAVHPGGLPGTVISRRIPYSGGVPRTTGGGIAYSGGIPTTTTGGSVAYPGNIPTTTTGGGVAYPGKIPTTTTGGGIAYPGNIPTTTTGSDVAYPGKIPTTTTGGGVAYPGNIPTTTTGSGVAYPGKIPTTTTGGGVAYPGSVPSTTIAGSTVYPGGVPSTTIAGSTVYPGGVSSDGAAYPGSMPGTTIGGGVTYPGSMPSTTTGGGIGYSGSIPGITTGGGVTYPRGVPGTVTGAGAVHPEGVPGATTGLDVAYPGGVPSTVTGGGVVHPEGAPDTTTGRNVAYPVGVARTLTGGSTVYPGGVSGITTDGHIAYPGGVAGTTIGDTVAYPGGVPSTTTGGVVTYPGGVLGTTTGDGAVYPGGLPGTATTGDIAYPGIISGTTTGSGIVYPRGVPGTTTSDDVTYPGGVPGTVTDGSVPFPSGVYTGGTVPDTRHTLHGQIITDSKAIGDAKVYPGGQFPTEFFGTPGTPRTFPGRPADVTSVYGGGISPPASQLGETVHYPGNVIPGKKIDGGIIPGISVTAPNGDITYSTGTAPGTSNLDGTRDSYQGKYSENRAIIPPSYPLQGQYPGSSRWQDKGALTSSLVGHGQVIEQYPGEGQGIRQYPGSIQYPSNIRSITSTGEIPQYYQQPNNLLPIENDNSNSQASSSVKQTDSGTQASASAQGKFQQGTAQSQVTGTYSGSGSFSAQAGSTDINKSAQVEINGGKEGAVSNAQGVGGYGKSQTQVQLNSELGATTTGAQSSGWNHGTNSQVQASSKGGMADAQANGEGSTSSQAQIGFQPYLKTDEKIERYSKPFRGGGTASAQSGAYTGQSQSQLEGSFQYGITYTGAAQAGSGSGAATSRKPFNFNLTDSELFKPFKPSYGPQIVQKNSSERINTASDNEYNQDKLQSGLQTSSSFQRRTFTKPDDNSRNITSKPDQSVEKSQLDDSVYDYEEEYNGEDYDMSSFQTSMNPKISKNYAAEQNNSNYQLQTLHVAAGNQYDIHVKQDTNAAQVGDVLQPGQSLQSRYTIPPGFRGRVTSVAGDKTITHGDGKSQSQTVSLIPKEPSITYENKSPISEIRSLKTNHERLIESHAASKEKQKNSFPQIQYQTSTEYPKFNSNVPMKPSYYTITNSIAGKLDGRNSPRKYEHRYYTKSSTCGYFTFSCNIVYGSNGRTKICKPKMPTYPDGTPMKC; from the exons ATGCGACCGATCCTTGTCATCCTGGTTTTCTTCTCGGGATCAGTACTCTCAAAATACTAT GAAAAAAAACGCTTTGACCGCTCCATCTACGATGACTTTGAAATACCGAATGTTGGCAAACACTTAATAAAGAAGCAATGGACATTTACTGATTATGAAACG CATTTTAGTGCATATAAGgatagagaagaaaataattgctaTATAGAGAAACTAGAAGACAATATCGCTGCAGAAGGGCTTTCAGAAAATGGAATTGAACAGAAGCAAACATCAAAAGTTCTTTATGCTCCAAAcgaatttttgacaaaattagag GCATGGCAAATTGCAGGAGCTAGAATAGTTGATTTCTGTAATGgccacaaaattattttactacaaAAAACTATTCCAATATTTGAACAAACGATAGatccttttttaaatatacttccTCTGGATGAAAATGATATTGTAACAAGAAGAGTAGCTGATATACTTCTAACACCACTGATAAGTCGAGCTAAGAGACAAGTCGCGCTTGAAGAAAGGCAAAAACTTAATAAAAACTTTAAACGAAATCGTTTGCGTCGTCAAGTACAACCATCTCCAGGAAAATTTCGAGGACAGACACAATCTCAATACTTAAGTATCGGTAATAATGAACAGAAAGAAGGCAAGGCCGAGGCTGAAGCTACTCAACAATCTTCCCGCGCAGTTGTTA CTGGAAGCAATGGTATGGGGCAAGCACAGAGTATGTCACTGGGTAGTAGTGGATGTGAAGATTGTTCAAAATATACTGGTGAAAATGTTCCAGATAGATATGTTCAAATTCCAG CAATCAAACAACCAGGAGATAATACTGTTGGACAACCGGGTATGATCACTCCTGGAATGGGTACAACTTATCCTAGTAAAATACCTGCTAGTACAGTTCGAGATCACATGCCTTACCTTGGTAACATACCTGATACTAGTGGTGGTGCAATGTATCCTGGACGTATACCTGACACTGCAACTGGTAGTGATGCATCATACCCAACAAGAGTACGTGGCACAATTTATCCCGGAAATATACCTACTACTACAATTGATGGTAGAGTAGTCCATTCTGGAAGTGTATCTGGAGGAACTGTACCTGGTACAACAACTGCTGGTGGTGTAGCTTATCCTGGAGGAGTTCCTGGCACTATAACAGGTGGTGGTGCAGTTCACCCTGGTGGTTTACCTGGTACTGTAATAAGTAGGCGTATACCTTATTCTGGAGGTGTACCTCGTACTACTGGTGGTGGTATAGCTTACTCTGGAGGTATACCTACTACTACAACTGGTGGTAGTGTTGCTTACCCTGGAAATATACCTACTACTACAACTGGTGGTGGTGTTGCTTACCCTGGAAAAATACCTACTACTACCACTGGTGGTGGTATTGCTTACCCTGGAAATATACCTACTACTACAACTGGTAGTGATGTTGCTTACCCTGGAAAAATACCTACTACTACAACTGGTGGTGGTGTTGCTTACCCTGGAAATATACCTACTACTACAACTGGTAGTGGTGTTGCTTACCCTGGAAAAATACCTACTACTACAACTGGTGGTGGTGTTGCTTACCCTGGAAGTGTACCTAGTACTACAATTGCTGGTAGTACAGTTTACCCTGGAGGTGTACCCAGTACTACAATTGCTGGTAGTACAGTTTACCCTGGAGGTGTATCTAGTGATGGTGCAGCTTATCCTGGAAGCATGCCTGGTACAACAATTGGTGGTGGTGTAACTTATCCAGGGAGCATGCCTAGTACAACAACTGGTGGTGGTATAGGTTATTCTGGAAGCATTCCTGGTATAACAACTGGTGGTGGTGTAACTTATCCTAGAGGAGTGCCTGGTACTGTAACAGGTGCTGGTGCAGTTCACCCTGAAGGTGTACCTGGTGCAACAACTGGTCTAGATGTAGCTTATCCTGGAGGCGTGCCTAGTACTGTAACAGGCGGTGGTGTAGTTCATCCTGAAGGTGCACCTGATACAACAACTGGTCGTAATGTAGCTTATCCTGTAGGAGTAGCTAGAACTTTAACAGGTGGTAGTACAGTTTACCCTGGAGGTGTGTCTGGTATTACAACTGATGGTCATATTGCTTATCCTGGAGGTGTGGCTGGTACTACAATTGGTGATACTGTAGCTTACCCTGGAGGTGTACCTAGTACTACAACTGGTGGTGTTGTAACTTATCCTGGAGGTGTACTTGGTACTACTACTGGTGATGGTGCAGTTTATCCCGGAGGTCTGCCTGGTACTGCAACTACTGGTGACATAGCGTATCCTGGAATAATTTCTGGTACAACAACTGGTAGTGGCATAGTTTATCCTAGAGGTGTACCTGGTACTACGACTAGTGATGATGTTACTTACCCTGGAGGAGTACCTGGTACTGTAACTGATGGTAGTGTACCTTTCCCGAGTGGTGTTTATACTGGTGGTACTGTACCAGATACCAGACATACACTTCATGGCCAAATTATAACAGACTCAAAAGCAATTGGAGATGCTAAAGTGTATCCTGGTGGACAGTTCCCTACAGAATTTTTTGGAACACCAGGTACACCAAGGACTTTTCCTGGTCGTCCAGCTGATGTTACAAGTGTTTATGGCGGTGGTATTTCACCACCAGCAAGTCAATTAGGAGAAACTGTACATTATCCAGGAAATGTGATACCAGGTAAAAAGATTGATGGAGGCATTATACCAGGAATATCTGTCACAGCTCCAAATGGTGATATTACCTATTCTACAGGTACTGCACCAGGAACAAGTAATCTTGATGGTACAAGAGATTCTTACCAAGGAAAATACTCGGAGAATCGTGCAATAATACCGCCGAGCTATCCATTGCAAGGACAATATCCTGGCAGTTCAAGATGGCAAGATAAAGGAGCTTTAACTTCAAGTCTTGTAGGACATGGACAAGTAATTGAACAATACCCAGGTGAAGGACAAGGTATCAGACAATATCCTGGTAGTATACAGTATCCATCCAATATAAGATCCATAACAAGTACTGGAGAGATTCCTCAATATTATCAACAACCTAATAATCTTTTACCTATAGAAAATGATAACTCTAATTCTCAAGCATCTAGTTCTGTAAAACAAACAGATTCAGGTACTCAAGCAAGCGCATCCGCTCAAGGCAAGTTTCAACAAGGTACAGCTCAATCTCAAGTAACAGGTACTTATAGTGGTTCTGGATCATTCTCAGCTCAAGCTGGTAGTACTGACATAAATAAAAGTGCACAAGTTGAAATTAATGGTGGTAAAGAAGGTGCAGTAAGCAATGCTCAAGGAGTTGGTGGTTATGGAAAGAGTCAAACACAAGTTCAATTAAATTCAGAATTAGGTGCTACAACAACAGGTGCACAAAGCAGTGGCTGGAATCATGGTACAAATTCTCAAGTACAAGCAAGCTCCAAAGGTGGAATGGCAGATGCTCAAGCAAATGGTGAAGGAAGTACTTCAAGTCAAGCTCAAATTGGTTTTCAACCATATCTTAAGACagatgaaaaaattgaaagatattcGAAACCATTCCGCGGAGGTGGAACAGCCTCCGCTCAAAGTGGAGCATATACAGGTCAATCTCAATCTCAACTTGAAGGATCTTTCCAATATGGAATTACTTACACTGGTGCTGCACAAGCAGGATCGGGATCTGGTGCAGCAACTTCTAGAAAGCCATTCAACTTCAATCTTACGGATAGTGAGCTATTTAAACCATTCAAACCATCTTATGGACCACAAATTGTACAGAAGAATAGTAGTGAAAGGATAAATACAGCCTCAGATAATGAATATAATCAAGACAAACTTCAATCAGGTTTACAAACTAGTTCTAGTTTCCAAAGAAGAACTTTTACTAAACCAGATGACAATTCGCGAAATATTACTAGTAAACCAGATCAATCTGTTGAAAAGTCCCAACTGGATGATTCAGTATATGATTATGAAGAAGAATATAATGGCGAAGATTATGACATGTCATCATTTCAAACTTCAATGAATCCGAAGATTTCAAAAAACTATGCTGCAGAACAAAATAATAGTAACTACCAATTACAAACATTACATGTTGCAGCTGGAAATCAGTATGACATTCATGTGAAACAAGATACTAATGCAGCACAAGTTGGTGATGTCCTTCAACCTGGACAATCATTACAATCAAGGTACACTATACCACCTGGCTTTCGTGGTAGAGTAACATCTGTAGCTGGTGATAAAACTATTACTCATGGCGATGGGAAATCTCAATCTCAAACAGTTTCTCTGATTCCAAAAGAACCAAGTATAACTTACGAAAATAAATCACCTATTTCAGAAATCAGATCTCTTAAAACTAATCATGAAAGATTAATAGAAAGTCATGCTGCATCTaaagaaaagcaaaaaaattcttttccacAAATTCAATATCAAACTTCAACAGAATATCCGAAATTCAATTCTAATGTACCAATGAAACCAAGTTATTATACAATAACAAACAGCATTGCTGGTAAACTAGATGGTAGAAATTCACCAAGAAAATATGAACATCGTTATTACACGAAAAGTTCAACTTGTGGATATTTTACATTCTCTTGCAATATTGTATATGGTTCTAATGGTAGAACAAAAATTTGCAAACCAAAAATGCCGACATATCCCGATGGTACTCCCATGAAATGTTAA
- the LOC139997831 gene encoding uncharacterized protein isoform X2 → MRPILVILVFFSGSVLSKYYEKKRFDRSIYDDFEIPNVGKHLIKKQWTFTDYETHFSAYKDREENNCYIEKLEDNIAAEGLSENGIEQKQTSKVLYAPNEFLTKLEAWQIAGARIVDFCNGHKIILLQKTIPIFEQTIDPFLNILPLDENDIVTRRVADILLTPLISRAKRQVALEERQKLNKNFKRNRLRRQVQPSPGKFRGQTQSQYLSIGNNEQKEGKAEAEATQQSSRAVVTGSNGMGQAQSMSLGSSGCEDCSKYTGENVPDRYVQIPAIKQPGDNTVGQPGMITPGMGTTYPSKIPASTVRDHMPYLGNIPDTSGGAMYPGRIPDTATGSDASYPTRVRGTIYPGNIPTTTIDGRVVHSGSVSGGTVPGTTTAGGVAYPGGVPGTITGGVPRTTGGGIAYSGGIPTTTTGGSVAYPGNIPTTTTGGGVAYPGKIPTTTTGGGIAYPGNIPTTTTGSDVAYPGKIPTTTTGGGVAYPGNIPTTTTGSGVAYPGKIPTTTTGGGVAYPGSVPSTTIAGSTVYPGGVPSTTIAGSTVYPGGVSSDGAAYPGSMPGTTIGGGVTYPGSMPSTTTGGGIGYSGSIPGITTGGGVTYPRGVPGTVTGAGAVHPEGVPGATTGLDVAYPGGVPSTVTGGGVVHPEGAPDTTTGRNVAYPVGVARTLTGGSTVYPGGVSGITTDGHIAYPGGVAGTTIGDTVAYPGGVPSTTTGGVVTYPGGVLGTTTGDGAVYPGGLPGTATTGDIAYPGIISGTTTGSGIVYPRGVPGTTTSDDVTYPGGVPGTVTDGSVPFPSGVYTGGTVPDTRHTLHGQIITDSKAIGDAKVYPGGQFPTEFFGTPGTPRTFPGRPADVTSVYGGGISPPASQLGETVHYPGNVIPGKKIDGGIIPGISVTAPNGDITYSTGTAPGTSNLDGTRDSYQGKYSENRAIIPPSYPLQGQYPGSSRWQDKGALTSSLVGHGQVIEQYPGEGQGIRQYPGSIQYPSNIRSITSTGEIPQYYQQPNNLLPIENDNSNSQASSSVKQTDSGTQASASAQGKFQQGTAQSQVTGTYSGSGSFSAQAGSTDINKSAQVEINGGKEGAVSNAQGVGGYGKSQTQVQLNSELGATTTGAQSSGWNHGTNSQVQASSKGGMADAQANGEGSTSSQAQIGFQPYLKTDEKIERYSKPFRGGGTASAQSGAYTGQSQSQLEGSFQYGITYTGAAQAGSGSGAATSRKPFNFNLTDSELFKPFKPSYGPQIVQKNSSERINTASDNEYNQDKLQSGLQTSSSFQRRTFTKPDDNSRNITSKPDQSVEKSQLDDSVYDYEEEYNGEDYDMSSFQTSMNPKISKNYAAEQNNSNYQLQTLHVAAGNQYDIHVKQDTNAAQVGDVLQPGQSLQSRYTIPPGFRGRVTSVAGDKTITHGDGKSQSQTVSLIPKEPSITYENKSPISEIRSLKTNHERLIESHAASKEKQKNSFPQIQYQTSTEYPKFNSNVPMKPSYYTITNSIAGKLDGRNSPRKYEHRYYTKSSTCGYFTFSCNIVYGSNGRTKICKPKMPTYPDGTPMKC, encoded by the exons ATGCGACCGATCCTTGTCATCCTGGTTTTCTTCTCGGGATCAGTACTCTCAAAATACTAT GAAAAAAAACGCTTTGACCGCTCCATCTACGATGACTTTGAAATACCGAATGTTGGCAAACACTTAATAAAGAAGCAATGGACATTTACTGATTATGAAACG CATTTTAGTGCATATAAGgatagagaagaaaataattgctaTATAGAGAAACTAGAAGACAATATCGCTGCAGAAGGGCTTTCAGAAAATGGAATTGAACAGAAGCAAACATCAAAAGTTCTTTATGCTCCAAAcgaatttttgacaaaattagag GCATGGCAAATTGCAGGAGCTAGAATAGTTGATTTCTGTAATGgccacaaaattattttactacaaAAAACTATTCCAATATTTGAACAAACGATAGatccttttttaaatatacttccTCTGGATGAAAATGATATTGTAACAAGAAGAGTAGCTGATATACTTCTAACACCACTGATAAGTCGAGCTAAGAGACAAGTCGCGCTTGAAGAAAGGCAAAAACTTAATAAAAACTTTAAACGAAATCGTTTGCGTCGTCAAGTACAACCATCTCCAGGAAAATTTCGAGGACAGACACAATCTCAATACTTAAGTATCGGTAATAATGAACAGAAAGAAGGCAAGGCCGAGGCTGAAGCTACTCAACAATCTTCCCGCGCAGTTGTTA CTGGAAGCAATGGTATGGGGCAAGCACAGAGTATGTCACTGGGTAGTAGTGGATGTGAAGATTGTTCAAAATATACTGGTGAAAATGTTCCAGATAGATATGTTCAAATTCCAG CAATCAAACAACCAGGAGATAATACTGTTGGACAACCGGGTATGATCACTCCTGGAATGGGTACAACTTATCCTAGTAAAATACCTGCTAGTACAGTTCGAGATCACATGCCTTACCTTGGTAACATACCTGATACTAGTGGTGGTGCAATGTATCCTGGACGTATACCTGACACTGCAACTGGTAGTGATGCATCATACCCAACAAGAGTACGTGGCACAATTTATCCCGGAAATATACCTACTACTACAATTGATGGTAGAGTAGTCCATTCTGGAAGTGTATCTGGAGGAACTGTACCTGGTACAACAACTGCTGGTGGTGTAGCTTATCCTGGAGGAGTTCCTGGCACTATAACAGGTG GTGTACCTCGTACTACTGGTGGTGGTATAGCTTACTCTGGAGGTATACCTACTACTACAACTGGTGGTAGTGTTGCTTACCCTGGAAATATACCTACTACTACAACTGGTGGTGGTGTTGCTTACCCTGGAAAAATACCTACTACTACCACTGGTGGTGGTATTGCTTACCCTGGAAATATACCTACTACTACAACTGGTAGTGATGTTGCTTACCCTGGAAAAATACCTACTACTACAACTGGTGGTGGTGTTGCTTACCCTGGAAATATACCTACTACTACAACTGGTAGTGGTGTTGCTTACCCTGGAAAAATACCTACTACTACAACTGGTGGTGGTGTTGCTTACCCTGGAAGTGTACCTAGTACTACAATTGCTGGTAGTACAGTTTACCCTGGAGGTGTACCCAGTACTACAATTGCTGGTAGTACAGTTTACCCTGGAGGTGTATCTAGTGATGGTGCAGCTTATCCTGGAAGCATGCCTGGTACAACAATTGGTGGTGGTGTAACTTATCCAGGGAGCATGCCTAGTACAACAACTGGTGGTGGTATAGGTTATTCTGGAAGCATTCCTGGTATAACAACTGGTGGTGGTGTAACTTATCCTAGAGGAGTGCCTGGTACTGTAACAGGTGCTGGTGCAGTTCACCCTGAAGGTGTACCTGGTGCAACAACTGGTCTAGATGTAGCTTATCCTGGAGGCGTGCCTAGTACTGTAACAGGCGGTGGTGTAGTTCATCCTGAAGGTGCACCTGATACAACAACTGGTCGTAATGTAGCTTATCCTGTAGGAGTAGCTAGAACTTTAACAGGTGGTAGTACAGTTTACCCTGGAGGTGTGTCTGGTATTACAACTGATGGTCATATTGCTTATCCTGGAGGTGTGGCTGGTACTACAATTGGTGATACTGTAGCTTACCCTGGAGGTGTACCTAGTACTACAACTGGTGGTGTTGTAACTTATCCTGGAGGTGTACTTGGTACTACTACTGGTGATGGTGCAGTTTATCCCGGAGGTCTGCCTGGTACTGCAACTACTGGTGACATAGCGTATCCTGGAATAATTTCTGGTACAACAACTGGTAGTGGCATAGTTTATCCTAGAGGTGTACCTGGTACTACGACTAGTGATGATGTTACTTACCCTGGAGGAGTACCTGGTACTGTAACTGATGGTAGTGTACCTTTCCCGAGTGGTGTTTATACTGGTGGTACTGTACCAGATACCAGACATACACTTCATGGCCAAATTATAACAGACTCAAAAGCAATTGGAGATGCTAAAGTGTATCCTGGTGGACAGTTCCCTACAGAATTTTTTGGAACACCAGGTACACCAAGGACTTTTCCTGGTCGTCCAGCTGATGTTACAAGTGTTTATGGCGGTGGTATTTCACCACCAGCAAGTCAATTAGGAGAAACTGTACATTATCCAGGAAATGTGATACCAGGTAAAAAGATTGATGGAGGCATTATACCAGGAATATCTGTCACAGCTCCAAATGGTGATATTACCTATTCTACAGGTACTGCACCAGGAACAAGTAATCTTGATGGTACAAGAGATTCTTACCAAGGAAAATACTCGGAGAATCGTGCAATAATACCGCCGAGCTATCCATTGCAAGGACAATATCCTGGCAGTTCAAGATGGCAAGATAAAGGAGCTTTAACTTCAAGTCTTGTAGGACATGGACAAGTAATTGAACAATACCCAGGTGAAGGACAAGGTATCAGACAATATCCTGGTAGTATACAGTATCCATCCAATATAAGATCCATAACAAGTACTGGAGAGATTCCTCAATATTATCAACAACCTAATAATCTTTTACCTATAGAAAATGATAACTCTAATTCTCAAGCATCTAGTTCTGTAAAACAAACAGATTCAGGTACTCAAGCAAGCGCATCCGCTCAAGGCAAGTTTCAACAAGGTACAGCTCAATCTCAAGTAACAGGTACTTATAGTGGTTCTGGATCATTCTCAGCTCAAGCTGGTAGTACTGACATAAATAAAAGTGCACAAGTTGAAATTAATGGTGGTAAAGAAGGTGCAGTAAGCAATGCTCAAGGAGTTGGTGGTTATGGAAAGAGTCAAACACAAGTTCAATTAAATTCAGAATTAGGTGCTACAACAACAGGTGCACAAAGCAGTGGCTGGAATCATGGTACAAATTCTCAAGTACAAGCAAGCTCCAAAGGTGGAATGGCAGATGCTCAAGCAAATGGTGAAGGAAGTACTTCAAGTCAAGCTCAAATTGGTTTTCAACCATATCTTAAGACagatgaaaaaattgaaagatattcGAAACCATTCCGCGGAGGTGGAACAGCCTCCGCTCAAAGTGGAGCATATACAGGTCAATCTCAATCTCAACTTGAAGGATCTTTCCAATATGGAATTACTTACACTGGTGCTGCACAAGCAGGATCGGGATCTGGTGCAGCAACTTCTAGAAAGCCATTCAACTTCAATCTTACGGATAGTGAGCTATTTAAACCATTCAAACCATCTTATGGACCACAAATTGTACAGAAGAATAGTAGTGAAAGGATAAATACAGCCTCAGATAATGAATATAATCAAGACAAACTTCAATCAGGTTTACAAACTAGTTCTAGTTTCCAAAGAAGAACTTTTACTAAACCAGATGACAATTCGCGAAATATTACTAGTAAACCAGATCAATCTGTTGAAAAGTCCCAACTGGATGATTCAGTATATGATTATGAAGAAGAATATAATGGCGAAGATTATGACATGTCATCATTTCAAACTTCAATGAATCCGAAGATTTCAAAAAACTATGCTGCAGAACAAAATAATAGTAACTACCAATTACAAACATTACATGTTGCAGCTGGAAATCAGTATGACATTCATGTGAAACAAGATACTAATGCAGCACAAGTTGGTGATGTCCTTCAACCTGGACAATCATTACAATCAAGGTACACTATACCACCTGGCTTTCGTGGTAGAGTAACATCTGTAGCTGGTGATAAAACTATTACTCATGGCGATGGGAAATCTCAATCTCAAACAGTTTCTCTGATTCCAAAAGAACCAAGTATAACTTACGAAAATAAATCACCTATTTCAGAAATCAGATCTCTTAAAACTAATCATGAAAGATTAATAGAAAGTCATGCTGCATCTaaagaaaagcaaaaaaattcttttccacAAATTCAATATCAAACTTCAACAGAATATCCGAAATTCAATTCTAATGTACCAATGAAACCAAGTTATTATACAATAACAAACAGCATTGCTGGTAAACTAGATGGTAGAAATTCACCAAGAAAATATGAACATCGTTATTACACGAAAAGTTCAACTTGTGGATATTTTACATTCTCTTGCAATATTGTATATGGTTCTAATGGTAGAACAAAAATTTGCAAACCAAAAATGCCGACATATCCCGATGGTACTCCCATGAAATGTTAA